The proteins below come from a single Malus sylvestris chromosome 3, drMalSylv7.2, whole genome shotgun sequence genomic window:
- the LOC126614948 gene encoding pentatricopeptide repeat-containing protein At5g27110, producing the protein MDTTKLLCLLRMCISSKLLKQGKLVHQKIFTLGLQNDPALCKNLIDFYFSCHFYDSAKLVFQSIENPSSISLWNGLMTAYTKNFMFNEALDLFGSLLRYPYLCPDSYTYPSVLKGCGALGEVSLGKMIHNHLIKIGFVSDIVVASSLVCMYAKCNIFECAIRLFDEMPERDVACWNAVISCYYQDGQARKAIDLYEKMRNSGFMPNSVTLTTVISSCARISDLERGMEIHKELIKSRLVLDSFVCSALVDMYGKCGCLDMAKQVFEQIPIKNVISWNSMITAYSVSGDSRSCIQLFRRMNDEGTIPTLTTFSSILLACSRSAQLQHGKFTHAFIIRNIIEADIYIYSSLLDLYFKCGSVSSAKIVFEKMPKTNAASWNVMISGYVKVGDYFGALAMYDDMKVAGVRPNAITVTSILSACSQLAALEKGKEIHRTLIDSELETNEIVMGALLDMYAKCGVVDEALDVFNRLPDRDLVSWTSMITAYGAHGQALEALKLFGEMQQSYAKPDGVTLLAVLSACSHVGLVDEGCHYFSQMITDYGIKPRVEHYSCLMDLLGRAGRLDGAYQILQRTPEIREDVDLLSTLFSACRLHKDLDLGVKIAGLLMEKNPDDPSTYIMLSNIYASVKKWDEVRKVRLKMKELGLRKNPGCSWIEINKRIQPFFVEDKSHSQSEMVYECLASLASHMERDELFPNRAADI; encoded by the coding sequence ATGGACACCACAAAACTATTGTGTCTCTTAAGAATGTGTATTAGTTCCAAGTTGCTGAAGCAAGGCAAGCTCGTCCACCAAAAGATTTTCACTCTAGGCTTACAGAATGACCCTGCTCTTTGCAAAAACCTGATAGACTTTTACTTCTCTTGCCATTTTTATGACTCTGCAAAGCTTGTTTTCCAATCCATTGAAAACCCATCCAGTATTTCCCTGTGGAATGGCCTCATGACAGCTTATACCAAGAACTTCATGTTCAACGAAGCTCTTGACCTCTTTGGCAGTTTGCTGCGCTACCCTTATCTTTGTCCTGATAGTTACACTTATCCAAGTGTCCTTAAGGGCTGTGGTGCATTGGGTGAAGTTAGTTTGGGAAAAATGATCCATAACCATTTGATAAAGATTGGTTTCGTATCAGATATTGTTGTTGCCAGCTCTCTTGTGTGCATGTATGCTAAATGCAACATTTTTGAGTGTGCTATACGactgtttgatgaaatgcccGAGAGAGATGTGGCATGTTGGAATGCTGTAATTTCTTGTTATTATCAAGATGGGCAAGCTCGTAAGGCAATAGACTTGTATGAAAAGATGAGGAATTCTGGATTTATGCCCAATTCAGTAACCCTTACAACTGTTATTTCATCGTGTGCAAGAATTTCAGATTTAGAGAGAGGTATGGAGATTCACAAGGAGTTAATAAAAAGTCGCTTGGTTTTGGATTCCTTTGTTTGTTCTGCTCTTGTGGATATGTATGGAAAATGCGGATGTTTAGATATGGCAAAACAGGTTTTTGAGCAAATCCCAATAAAGAATGTAATTTCTTGGAATTCTATGATCACAGCATACAGTGTATCAGGTGACAGTAGATCCTGTATCCAACTTTTTAGAAGGATGAATGATGAAGGAACGATTCCCACGTTAACTACTTTTAGTAGCATACTGTTGGCCTGTTCAAGGTCAGCCCAACTACAGCACGGAAAATTCACACATGCGTTTATTATAAGAAACATTATTGAGGCTGATATCTACATTTACAGCTCGCTCCTAGATCTCTACTTCAAGTGTGGAAGTGTCTCATCAGCTAAAATTGTCTTTGAAAAGATGCCGAAGACAAACGCAGCTTCTTGGAATGTTATGATTTCTGGATATGTGAAAGTGGGTGATTATTTTGGGGCTCTGGCCATGTATGATGACATGAAAGTAGCTGGTGTAAGGCCAAATGCCATCACAGTAACTAGTATCTTATCAGCTTGTTCGCAACTTGCAGCACTGGAAAAGGGTAAGGAGATTCACAGAACTCTCATTGATAGTGAGTTGGAAACCAACGAAATAGTGATGGGGGCTCTCCTTGATATGTATGCTAAATGTGGTGTGGTGGATGAAGCACTTGATGTTTTTAATAGATTACCAGATAGAGATCTTGTGTCATGGACCTCCATGATCACTGCATACGGAGCTCATGGTCAAGCTTTAGAAGCTTTAAAGCTTTTTGGTGAAATGCAGCAGTCCTATGCAAAGCCTGATGGAGTTACTCTTCTTGCGGTTCTATCTGCTTGTAGCCACGTGGGGCTAGTTGACGAAGGTTGTCACTATTTCAGTCAGATGATCACTGATTATGGAATTAAACCTAGAGTAGAACACTACTCTTGTTTGATGGATCTTCTTGGACGTGCTGGAAGATTGGATGGAGCATATCAAATTTTGCAAAGAACTCCGGAAATTAGGGAGGATGTTGACTTGTTAAGCACACTATTTTCTGCTTGTCGTTTGCACAAGGATCTAGATTTGGGTGTGAAAATCGCAGGGTTGTTAATGGAGAAGAATCCCGATGATCCTTCAACTTATATTATGTTATCAAATATTTATGCTTCTGTAAAGAAATGGGATGAAGTGCGGAAGGTGAGATTAAAGATGAAAGAATTAGGATTAAGGAAAAATCCGGGCTGTAGCTGGATTGAGATTAACAAGAGGATCCAGCCTTTCTTTGTTGAAGACAAGTCCCACTCACAATCAGAAATGGTATATGAATGTCTCGCAAGTCTTGCCAGTCACATGGAGAGAGATGAGTTGTTTCCAAATAGAGCAGCAGATATATGA